In Seriola aureovittata isolate HTS-2021-v1 ecotype China chromosome 24, ASM2101889v1, whole genome shotgun sequence, the following proteins share a genomic window:
- the LOC130165636 gene encoding cysteine/serine-rich nuclear protein 3-like isoform X1 — translation MSGILKRKLEEGPSPYLSLQGSDDDEVSCSDSGNSSDSLNHPVPSGLLDSSLQQQSKRLRGRNVHFESVTVYYFNRRQGFTSVPTQGGSTLGMSPRHSGVKRFTLREFAMEQKRSHRNMLRDHLKEEKLNAIKLKLTKNGTVSSVEADTLTLDDISEDDLDVDNTEVDDYFFLQPLTTRRRRALLRSSGVRRIDVEEKHELRTLRMSREECGCRCRGICDPETCACSLAGIKCQVNGTVVDRMSFPCGCTKEGCSNTTGRLEFNPVRVRTHFLHTIMKLELEKSREEQHQQQQQQSEQQLVTNGNGYHGDSSLVQQQQQQQPNLQFPLMSSTPHIPIMHLQNTGDTDSHLDEEEEEEEEEEEEEEEEEEEEEEDEEEDDDDEAYEEDEDGSSVCSGLSDCSTHSLDTIDPEEGEEDEEDEEDDDEEEEDEEEEDWDCSLHGTSPPPYSVPLPSVLSYSNNTLMSLSNPFHNTPSMQHYQIDSSVNDTPAFLSENVTVTPTLPTVETALESEINTELHCRTLSDPTDSLTPQTCSHADTRETDAAPAGAAAKQPLSTDRQNNPDDHESQTEASAGSLEQTGEEIKEPLQERLQMQGALEDEKTDASFSESV, via the exons ATGAGTGGGATCTTGAAGAGGAAGCTTGAGGAGGGCCCGTCCCCTTACCTCTCCCTGCAGGGGTCTGATGATGACGAGGTTTCCTGCAGCGACAGCGGCAACAGCAGCGATAGTCTCAACCATCCCGTCCCCTCCGGACTGCTGGACT cttctctgcagcagcagtcaaAGCGACTCCGGGGTCGCAATGTGCACTTTGAGAGCGTGACAGTCTACTACTTCAACCGGCGGCAAGGCTTCACCAGCGTGCCCACACAGGGCGGCAGCACCCTGGGGATGTCACCACGTCACAGCGGGGTGAAGCGCTTCACCCTCAGGGAGTTTGCCATGGAGCAGAAAAGGAGCCACCGCAACATGCTGAGGGATCATCTGAAAGAGGAGAAGCTCAATGCCATCAAACTCAAA CTGACTAAGAATGGCACCGTGTCATCTGTGGAGGCAGATACCTTGACACTCGACGACATCTCTGAGGACGACCTGGATGTGGACAACACAGAGGTGGATGATTACTTCTTCCTCCAGCCTCTGACTACCAGGAGGCGCCGCGCCCTCCTCCGCTCCTCCGGGGTCCGACGCATCGACGTGGAGGAGAAGCACGAGCTGCGTACCCTCCGCATGTCCCGAGAGGAGTGTGGGTGCCGCTGCCGTGGGATATGTGACCCGGAGACCTGTGCTTGCAGCCTGGCCGGCATTAAGTGCCAGGTAAATGGAACTGTG GTGGACCGCATGTCCTTCCCTTGTGGCTGCACCAAAGAAGGCTGCAGCAACACCACGGGACGCCTGGAGTTCAACCCGGTCCGCGTCCGGACCCACTTCCTGCACACCATCAtgaagctggagctggagaagagCCGCGAggagcagcatcagcagcagcagcagcagtcggAGCAGCAGCTTGTAACCAATGGCAACGGTTACCATGGCGACTCCTCCttggtccagcagcagcagcagcagcagccgaaCCTGCAGTTTCCTCTGATGAGTAGCACGCCGCACATTCCCATCATGCACCTCCAGAACACAGGCGACACGGATTCACATctagatgaagaagaggaagaggaggaagaagaggaggaggaggaggaggaggaagaagaagaagaagaagaggatgaggaagaggatgacgatgatgaagcatatgaggaagatgaggatggCAGCAGTGTTTGCAGCGGGCTGTCggactgcagcacacacagcttAGACACAATCGACCccgaggagggagaggaggacgaggaggacgaggaagacgatgacgaggaggaagaagacgaagaggaggaagattgGGATTGTTCATTACATGGAACAAGTCCTCCGCCCTACTCTGTTCCACTTCCTTCTGTGCTGAGTTACTCTAATAACACACTCATGAGCCTCAGTAACCCCTTCCACAACACTCCCTCCATGCAGCACTATCAGATAGACAGCTCTGTAAATGACACTCCTGCTTTTCTCAGTGAAAATGTCACCGTCACTCCCACGCTCCCCACAGTAGAGACCGCATTAGAGtctgaaataaacacagaacTCCACTGCCGAACACTCTCCGACCCCACAGATTCCCTGACACCCCAAACTTGCTCACATGCAGACACCCGTGAGACTGACGCTGCACCTGCTGGAGCGGCCGCCAAACAGCCGCTCTCCACAGACCGCCAGAACAATCCAGACGACCATGAGTCACAGACTGAGGCTTCGGCTGGGTCTCTGGAGCAGACAGGGGAGGAAATAAAAGAGCCATTACAGGAGCGACTGCAAATGCAAGGAGCCTTGGAGGATGAAAAGACAGACGCATCTTTCTCAGAGAGTGTCTGA
- the LOC130165636 gene encoding cysteine/serine-rich nuclear protein 3-like isoform X2 — translation MSGILKRKLEEGPSPYLSLQGSDDDEVSCSDSGNSSDSLNHPVPSGLLDSSLQQQSKRLRGRNVHFESVTVYYFNRRQGFTSVPTQGGSTLGMSPRHSGVKRFTLREFAMEQKRSHRNMLRDHLKEEKLNAIKLKLTKNGTVSSVEADTLTLDDISEDDLDVDNTEVDDYFFLQPLTTRRRRALLRSSGVRRIDVEEKHELRTLRMSREECGCRCRGICDPETCACSLAGIKCQVDRMSFPCGCTKEGCSNTTGRLEFNPVRVRTHFLHTIMKLELEKSREEQHQQQQQQSEQQLVTNGNGYHGDSSLVQQQQQQQPNLQFPLMSSTPHIPIMHLQNTGDTDSHLDEEEEEEEEEEEEEEEEEEEEEEDEEEDDDDEAYEEDEDGSSVCSGLSDCSTHSLDTIDPEEGEEDEEDEEDDDEEEEDEEEEDWDCSLHGTSPPPYSVPLPSVLSYSNNTLMSLSNPFHNTPSMQHYQIDSSVNDTPAFLSENVTVTPTLPTVETALESEINTELHCRTLSDPTDSLTPQTCSHADTRETDAAPAGAAAKQPLSTDRQNNPDDHESQTEASAGSLEQTGEEIKEPLQERLQMQGALEDEKTDASFSESV, via the exons ATGAGTGGGATCTTGAAGAGGAAGCTTGAGGAGGGCCCGTCCCCTTACCTCTCCCTGCAGGGGTCTGATGATGACGAGGTTTCCTGCAGCGACAGCGGCAACAGCAGCGATAGTCTCAACCATCCCGTCCCCTCCGGACTGCTGGACT cttctctgcagcagcagtcaaAGCGACTCCGGGGTCGCAATGTGCACTTTGAGAGCGTGACAGTCTACTACTTCAACCGGCGGCAAGGCTTCACCAGCGTGCCCACACAGGGCGGCAGCACCCTGGGGATGTCACCACGTCACAGCGGGGTGAAGCGCTTCACCCTCAGGGAGTTTGCCATGGAGCAGAAAAGGAGCCACCGCAACATGCTGAGGGATCATCTGAAAGAGGAGAAGCTCAATGCCATCAAACTCAAA CTGACTAAGAATGGCACCGTGTCATCTGTGGAGGCAGATACCTTGACACTCGACGACATCTCTGAGGACGACCTGGATGTGGACAACACAGAGGTGGATGATTACTTCTTCCTCCAGCCTCTGACTACCAGGAGGCGCCGCGCCCTCCTCCGCTCCTCCGGGGTCCGACGCATCGACGTGGAGGAGAAGCACGAGCTGCGTACCCTCCGCATGTCCCGAGAGGAGTGTGGGTGCCGCTGCCGTGGGATATGTGACCCGGAGACCTGTGCTTGCAGCCTGGCCGGCATTAAGTGCCAG GTGGACCGCATGTCCTTCCCTTGTGGCTGCACCAAAGAAGGCTGCAGCAACACCACGGGACGCCTGGAGTTCAACCCGGTCCGCGTCCGGACCCACTTCCTGCACACCATCAtgaagctggagctggagaagagCCGCGAggagcagcatcagcagcagcagcagcagtcggAGCAGCAGCTTGTAACCAATGGCAACGGTTACCATGGCGACTCCTCCttggtccagcagcagcagcagcagcagccgaaCCTGCAGTTTCCTCTGATGAGTAGCACGCCGCACATTCCCATCATGCACCTCCAGAACACAGGCGACACGGATTCACATctagatgaagaagaggaagaggaggaagaagaggaggaggaggaggaggaggaagaagaagaagaagaagaggatgaggaagaggatgacgatgatgaagcatatgaggaagatgaggatggCAGCAGTGTTTGCAGCGGGCTGTCggactgcagcacacacagcttAGACACAATCGACCccgaggagggagaggaggacgaggaggacgaggaagacgatgacgaggaggaagaagacgaagaggaggaagattgGGATTGTTCATTACATGGAACAAGTCCTCCGCCCTACTCTGTTCCACTTCCTTCTGTGCTGAGTTACTCTAATAACACACTCATGAGCCTCAGTAACCCCTTCCACAACACTCCCTCCATGCAGCACTATCAGATAGACAGCTCTGTAAATGACACTCCTGCTTTTCTCAGTGAAAATGTCACCGTCACTCCCACGCTCCCCACAGTAGAGACCGCATTAGAGtctgaaataaacacagaacTCCACTGCCGAACACTCTCCGACCCCACAGATTCCCTGACACCCCAAACTTGCTCACATGCAGACACCCGTGAGACTGACGCTGCACCTGCTGGAGCGGCCGCCAAACAGCCGCTCTCCACAGACCGCCAGAACAATCCAGACGACCATGAGTCACAGACTGAGGCTTCGGCTGGGTCTCTGGAGCAGACAGGGGAGGAAATAAAAGAGCCATTACAGGAGCGACTGCAAATGCAAGGAGCCTTGGAGGATGAAAAGACAGACGCATCTTTCTCAGAGAGTGTCTGA